The Actinomycetota bacterium genome window below encodes:
- a CDS encoding AarF/UbiB family protein, translating to LDAEGVDRALLAERGIRCYLSQMLEIGHFHADAHPGNYFALPDGRVGFTDFGRLGRVTEESRYRFIDLVWAAVNKDHRLATDTLMAVGMNPAVDEVALGREVARLINKYHGMELGRMNFSELSSETLGLIRNYSLGVPSDFAMMLGTFVVLEGVGRMLDPAFDFATVATPHVERVVRERSSVEALTARGVKAFAHALRVLEQLPDSTDRMLRRLSQGEIKVSVRATDYENLVVRIQESVNRLAFAIVVAALIIGFSSLLRATGVPGWVQFVGQVGLVAAFGVSMWFFGSIILATFRQRDAKSRISR from the coding sequence CTCGATGCCGAAGGGGTCGACAGGGCTCTTCTCGCCGAGAGAGGGATTCGTTGTTACCTGAGCCAGATGCTGGAGATCGGCCACTTCCACGCCGATGCCCACCCAGGCAACTATTTCGCCTTGCCCGATGGGCGCGTTGGATTCACCGATTTCGGCAGGCTGGGCAGGGTTACGGAGGAGTCACGTTATCGCTTTATCGATCTTGTTTGGGCTGCTGTCAACAAGGACCACCGGCTGGCGACCGACACACTCATGGCAGTGGGGATGAATCCAGCAGTCGACGAGGTCGCCTTGGGCCGCGAGGTTGCGCGTCTAATCAACAAGTATCATGGCATGGAGCTTGGCAGGATGAACTTCTCGGAGCTTTCTTCCGAGACATTGGGGCTGATCAGGAACTACTCTCTGGGTGTTCCAAGCGACTTCGCGATGATGCTAGGGACTTTTGTGGTGCTTGAGGGGGTCGGCAGGATGCTTGATCCAGCCTTCGACTTCGCCACCGTAGCCACACCGCATGTCGAGCGGGTCGTGCGCGAGCGATCGAGCGTCGAAGCTCTGACCGCAAGGGGAGTCAAGGCCTTCGCCCATGCACTGCGCGTGCTCGAGCAACTCCCTGACTCGACCGATCGCATGCTCAGACGACTATCGCAAGGCGAGATCAAGGTTTCGGTCAGAGCCACGGATTACGAGAACTTGGTGGTGCGCATCCAGGAGTCGGTCAATCGTCTGGCTTTCGCCATTGTAGTGGCAGCTCTGATCATCGGATTCTCGTCACTGCTTCGCGCAACCGGCGTCCCCGGCTGGGTGCAATTCGTGGGGCAAGTGGGACTGGTCGCAGCGTTCGGGGTGAGTATGTGGTTCTTCGGCTCGATCATTCTTGCTACTTTTAGGCAAAGGGACGCTAAGAGCCGCATTTCGCGGTAG
- a CDS encoding PH domain-containing protein, whose amino-acid sequence MLTQSDGDDLGAEDALGEHEGEAGASQSPPRLRLARSVLSLSQIWDSLIAVIVLIAIIAFAQLPFAPEFLKSNLAIICLLYAASAIADVLVVTPFTHRRYSLQVFPDRLIIRQGWIFQQVVTIPRRSVLNLRHRRGPVLRRLDLTTVSLLTIVGDQRVGILDPGQVQLIEGFVNGEALDVLT is encoded by the coding sequence ATGCTGACACAATCTGATGGGGATGACCTAGGGGCCGAGGACGCTTTAGGTGAACATGAAGGCGAAGCAGGCGCATCTCAGAGCCCACCTCGCCTGCGTCTTGCACGTTCGGTGCTGAGCTTATCGCAGATTTGGGACTCTCTAATAGCGGTGATCGTACTCATTGCCATCATCGCATTCGCTCAATTACCATTCGCCCCAGAGTTTTTGAAGTCGAATCTGGCCATCATCTGTCTACTCTATGCGGCCTCGGCTATTGCTGATGTACTCGTCGTGACCCCGTTCACGCACCGACGATACTCGCTGCAGGTGTTCCCTGATAGGCTGATCATCAGGCAGGGCTGGATATTCCAGCAAGTCGTCACAATCCCTCGTCGTAGCGTTTTGAATTTGCGACACCGACGCGGTCCGGTACTGCGAAGACTCGACCTCACTACCGTTTCGCTTCTCACTATCGTCGGTGATCAGAGGGTCGGGATCCTCGATCCGGGGCAGGTACAGCTCATCGAGGGATTCGTCAACGGGGAAGCACTTGATGTACTCACATAA
- a CDS encoding DegV family EDD domain-containing protein, which translates to TNMIVGFDTLENLSKGGRIGKVSAFLGTMLNVKVTLTVDDQGAFHPVARSRGEKAALEHTVNWVKEQMGQATSGKFFVLHAMSAERAHRIADEIAGLFPGSDISVREVGSVIAAHTGTAWGVALLPNE; encoded by the coding sequence ACGAACATGATTGTCGGATTCGACACCCTGGAGAACCTCTCCAAAGGCGGCAGGATCGGCAAGGTCTCGGCGTTTCTCGGAACCATGCTCAACGTCAAGGTGACATTGACCGTTGACGATCAGGGTGCATTCCATCCGGTGGCTCGCTCCCGCGGCGAGAAAGCCGCACTCGAGCACACCGTCAACTGGGTCAAGGAGCAGATGGGGCAGGCTACATCGGGCAAGTTCTTTGTCTTACATGCTATGTCTGCCGAAAGGGCCCACAGAATTGCAGACGAGATCGCTGGCCTTTTCCCGGGCTCCGACATCAGCGTCCGCGAGGTGGGCTCGGTTATCGCAGCTCACACCGGCACCGCATGGGGAGTCGCGCTTCTGCCCAACGAGTAG
- the gatB gene encoding Asp-tRNA(Asn)/Glu-tRNA(Gln) amidotransferase subunit GatB produces MAKDRLRELFGDWEAVIGLEIHTELTACASKMFCGCPVEFAGEPNTRVCPVCLGMPGALPTPNARAIEMTVLAGLSVSCEIARESRFHRKQYFYPDMPSNYQISQYDQPFCGLGFIDIQIDGPEAKQRIDRDTAENVTPIDGDAAAYSARIGITRIHLEEDTGKMVHVGGAEGRLQGATRSLIDFNRAGTPLIELVTEPDIRTPEEARRFAQQMRLTWLALGISDCNMEEGSMRVDANVSVRRRGEEGFGTKAEIKNLNSFKSLHDGVAYEIVRQIETLQSGGTVIQETRHWDASAKKTSALRSKEQAHDYRYFPDPDIVPFELSDEWIEGLRATLPELPAARRQRYRTEFGLSAYDAGALVSDADLATLFEETLGLTGAAKAKAVANVVLNDVAAFLNAEGVALAQSRLTPGGIAELVELVSDGVISSKQAKEVFAEMAASGQMPAEIADTRGMRQVSDHSAIEEVVDRVLAANASQVESFRSGKTGLLGFFVGQVIKEMGGQANPKVVSEILGRKLGSGG; encoded by the coding sequence GTGGCCAAAGATCGCCTACGTGAATTGTTTGGAGATTGGGAGGCCGTCATCGGCCTGGAGATCCACACCGAGCTCACAGCATGTGCCAGCAAGATGTTCTGTGGCTGCCCTGTCGAGTTTGCCGGTGAGCCCAACACCCGCGTATGCCCTGTTTGTCTCGGCATGCCCGGGGCGCTGCCGACCCCCAATGCTCGTGCGATAGAGATGACGGTGTTGGCCGGATTGTCGGTCTCGTGCGAGATCGCTCGCGAAAGCCGGTTCCACCGCAAACAGTACTTCTACCCAGACATGCCGAGCAACTACCAGATCTCCCAGTACGACCAGCCTTTCTGCGGCCTGGGGTTCATCGACATCCAGATTGACGGCCCGGAAGCGAAGCAGCGCATCGACCGCGACACCGCCGAGAACGTCACTCCCATCGACGGAGATGCTGCAGCTTACTCGGCGAGGATCGGGATCACCCGCATTCACCTTGAGGAAGACACCGGCAAGATGGTGCACGTCGGCGGTGCCGAAGGGCGGCTCCAAGGCGCGACCAGGTCGCTGATCGACTTCAACAGGGCCGGAACGCCGCTCATCGAGCTTGTGACCGAGCCCGACATTCGAACCCCCGAGGAGGCTCGGCGATTCGCCCAGCAGATGAGACTCACCTGGCTTGCCCTGGGAATCTCGGACTGCAATATGGAAGAGGGCTCGATGCGCGTGGATGCCAACGTCAGCGTGCGCAGGCGCGGCGAGGAGGGCTTCGGCACGAAGGCGGAGATCAAGAACCTCAACTCATTCAAATCCCTGCACGATGGCGTCGCATACGAGATCGTGCGACAGATCGAGACGCTGCAGTCAGGCGGAACCGTAATCCAGGAGACCCGTCACTGGGACGCCTCGGCGAAAAAGACCAGCGCACTTCGCAGCAAAGAACAGGCGCACGACTACCGTTACTTCCCGGATCCTGACATCGTGCCGTTCGAACTCAGCGACGAGTGGATCGAGGGCCTTCGCGCCACGCTTCCCGAGTTACCCGCCGCCAGGCGCCAGCGGTACAGGACCGAGTTCGGGCTGTCCGCATATGACGCCGGTGCACTTGTAAGCGACGCGGATCTTGCGACGCTCTTCGAGGAGACGCTCGGTTTGACCGGGGCCGCAAAAGCCAAAGCGGTTGCGAACGTAGTGCTCAATGATGTAGCCGCTTTTCTCAACGCCGAGGGCGTGGCACTGGCACAGTCCCGCCTGACACCGGGCGGCATCGCCGAACTCGTCGAACTCGTGAGCGACGGCGTGATCTCGAGCAAGCAGGCCAAGGAGGTCTTCGCCGAGATGGCCGCGAGCGGACAGATGCCCGCCGAAATCGCTGATACCCGCGGGATGCGGCAGGTCAGCGACCACTCAGCGATCGAGGAGGTCGTCGATCGGGTGCTGGCTGCCAATGCATCGCAGGTCGAGAGCTTCCGCTCGGGTAAGACAGGGCTTCTAGGATTCTTCGTGGGCCAGGTCATCAAGGAGATGGGCGGGCAGGCGAACCCCAAGGTCGTCAGCGAGATTCTCGGCAGGAAGCTGGGGTCGGGAGGATAA
- a CDS encoding DUF255 domain-containing protein — protein MEQSPQTPSRLSGEKSAYLQAHTDDLVQWRPWGKKAFARAKKMNLPIFLSVGYASCPQCRLTQAESFRDTELGGFLNRHFVRILVDRECRPDIDALFQTWSGAATGAGGWPLNLFLLEDGSPFLGGTYFPRVANDPDAQSFMDLASTGLRVWTLDREGAIAGGAEALEFLRAMNSPADSATEAPDLDSAIEKIRELLDEEHGGLGHGPKFPQTPVIDLLLATHGSSGAAWRIEAARKWLNSMLSSAIFDSADGGVFRMSDLRDWGSPAAEKALIDQGLLLSTLARANAIEPSEAYQSAARLTADMLERRMRRPDCGFFSAVFIDAEEAEGESVDYQVTQNTITAHNAIAARGLIEAGAEFGDDWMVAAGMQALEWLLGECLKGRKLLRTSDDKSLKDIRIDQGLLLSTLARANAIEPSEAYQSAARLTADMLERRMRRPDCGFFSAVFIDAEEAEGESVDYQVTQNTITAHNAIAARGLIEAGAEFGDDWMVAAGMQALEWLLGECLKGRKLLRTSDDKSLKDIRFLEDYAATVAACLSAYEHAGRKDMLRTAIRLQGEAAGLFASDQGFVMSVGDPLLPVAPVEYADSPAPSGASMLAENAVRLAKLTGDEAHLPTAASALRQFDRTLALAPHLAAHALYVASIMGR, from the coding sequence GTGGAACAAAGCCCTCAAACCCCAAGCCGCCTGTCAGGCGAGAAGTCCGCATACCTGCAGGCCCACACCGACGATCTGGTCCAATGGCGTCCATGGGGCAAGAAGGCTTTCGCCAGGGCAAAGAAGATGAATCTTCCTATCTTCCTCTCGGTGGGCTATGCCTCGTGTCCACAGTGTCGCCTTACACAGGCTGAGTCCTTCCGCGACACCGAGTTGGGAGGCTTCCTCAACAGGCACTTCGTTCGCATCCTTGTGGATCGCGAGTGCCGACCCGACATCGACGCCTTGTTCCAGACCTGGAGTGGTGCTGCGACCGGTGCTGGCGGGTGGCCCCTGAACCTGTTCTTGCTTGAGGACGGCTCCCCTTTCCTCGGCGGGACGTATTTTCCGCGGGTTGCTAATGATCCGGACGCACAGTCATTCATGGACCTCGCTTCGACGGGCCTGCGGGTATGGACCCTCGACCGCGAAGGCGCCATCGCGGGTGGGGCCGAAGCTCTCGAGTTCCTACGCGCCATGAACTCCCCTGCGGACTCTGCCACTGAGGCTCCCGACCTCGACTCGGCGATCGAGAAGATCCGCGAGTTGCTCGACGAGGAGCACGGAGGCCTGGGCCACGGGCCCAAGTTCCCACAGACGCCCGTCATCGACCTGCTTTTGGCGACACACGGGTCCAGCGGCGCTGCCTGGCGGATCGAGGCTGCACGCAAGTGGCTCAACTCGATGCTCTCGAGCGCCATCTTCGACTCCGCCGATGGCGGGGTCTTCCGCATGAGCGACCTTCGCGATTGGGGCTCCCCTGCTGCCGAGAAGGCGCTCATCGACCAGGGGCTGCTGCTCTCGACATTGGCCAGAGCGAACGCGATCGAACCTTCCGAGGCATACCAATCGGCCGCGCGCCTGACCGCCGACATGCTCGAGCGGCGCATGCGACGACCGGACTGCGGGTTTTTCTCGGCGGTTTTCATCGATGCCGAGGAGGCCGAAGGCGAATCGGTCGACTATCAGGTGACCCAGAACACCATCACCGCGCACAACGCCATCGCCGCGCGCGGGCTCATCGAGGCAGGTGCGGAATTCGGTGATGATTGGATGGTGGCCGCGGGAATGCAGGCGCTGGAGTGGCTTCTCGGCGAGTGCCTGAAAGGACGCAAGTTGCTGCGCACCTCCGACGACAAGAGTCTGAAGGACATCCGTATCGACCAGGGGCTGCTGCTCTCGACATTGGCCAGAGCGAACGCGATCGAACCTTCCGAGGCATACCAATCGGCCGCGCGCCTGACCGCCGACATGCTCGAGCGGCGCATGCGACGACCGGACTGCGGGTTTTTCTCGGCGGTTTTCATCGATGCCGAGGAGGCCGAAGGCGAATCGGTCGACTATCAGGTGACCCAGAACACCATCACCGCGCACAACGCCATCGCCGCGCGCGGGCTCATCGAGGCAGGTGCGGAATTCGGTGATGATTGGATGGTGGCCGCGGGAATGCAGGCGCTGGAGTGGCTTCTCGGCGAGTGCCTGAAAGGACGCAAGTTGCTGCGCACCTCCGACGACAAGAGTCTGAAGGACATCCGTTTCCTCGAGGATTACGCCGCGACCGTCGCCGCCTGTCTGAGCGCCTACGAGCACGCGGGCCGCAAGGACATGCTTCGAACCGCCATCAGGTTGCAAGGCGAGGCCGCTGGGCTGTTCGCGAGCGACCAGGGCTTCGTGATGAGCGTGGGTGATCCGCTCTTGCCGGTGGCACCCGTCGAGTACGCAGACAGCCCGGCGCCGTCAGGCGCTTCGATGCTCGCCGAGAATGCCGTGAGGCTCGCGAAGCTTACGGGAGACGAAGCGCATCTGCCCACCGCCGCAAGCGCGCTACGTCAGTTCGACAGGACGCTCGCCCTAGCCCCGCATCTCGCGGCCCACGCGCTCTATGTCGCGAGCATCATGGGCAGGTGA